The window CGCCGTCGTTACAACGTCAGCTGGTCGGGCACCGCTCCGCCAATATGACGCTGGAACAGCTCGAGCTATTGAGTCAGGAACAGAAAGCCCGCACTGTGCTGGTGGTCCAGGATCCGTTCACCAGCTATTACGATGCGCAGGTGGTAGCTGATTTTATCCGCCTGGTGGAAAAACTCGGTTTACAGCCGGTCCTGCTACCGTTCTCGCCTAATGGCAAGGCGCAGCACATTAAGGGCTTCTTAAACCGTTTTGCCAAAACGGCGAAAAAGACCTCTGAATTTCTCAATCGGGTGGCGACGTTGAACATCCCAATGGTCGGCGTCGATCCGGCGCTGGTATTGTGCTATCGCGATGAATACAAGCTGGCGCTTGGCGATCAGCGTGGAGACTTCCATGTACTGTTGGTGAACGAGTGGCTGTCAACTGTCCTGGCCTCTCAGCAGCCTGCCGCTGTTGCGGGTGAGCCGTGGTATTTCTTTGGACACTGCACCGAAGTAACGGCCCTGCCGGGTGCGCCAGCGCAGTGGGCGGCCATTTTTGCCAAATTTGGCGCGCAGCTGGAAAACGTCAGTGTCGGGTGCTGCGGCATGGCGGGCACGTACGGTCATGAAGTGAAGAATCACCAGAACTCGCTGGGCATCTATGAGCTATCATGGCATCAGGTGATGCAGAGACTACCGCGCAATCGCTGTCTGGCTGCGGGATATTCTTGTCGCAGCCAGGTGAAACGCGTGGAAGGCACGGGCGTTCGCCACCCATTACAGGCACTGCTGGAGATTATTGGATGATCTGGAAACGTGAAGTTTCACTCGAGGCGCTCAATGCCATGGGTGAGGGAAATATGGTTGGTCTGCTTGATATTCGTTTTGAGCACATTGGTGACGATACGCTGGAAGCCACAATGCCGGTGGATCACCGGACCAAACAGCCTTTCGGTTTGTTACACGGTGGCGCGTCGGTGGTGCTGGCCGAAAGCATTGGCTCGGTAGCCGGCTATTTATGCACTCAAGGTGATCAAAAAGTGGTGGGTCTTGAGGTCAATGCCAACCATATTCGCTCCGCGCGGGAAGGGCGAGTGAGAGGGGTGTGCAGCGCGCTGCATACCGGTTCTCGTCATCAGGTCTGGCAAATCGAAATCTTCGATGAGCAGGGACGGTTATGCTGTACCTCGCGTCTGACGACCGCTATTCTGTGACGCATGTTGCGTTTGGTCATTATCTGCGCAGGGAAAGGTGCTATACTGTGCAGGTTTTGAACACAAGCGAGGATGATATGTCTACCCAATTAGACCCGGCCCAACTGGCAATAGAATTTATACGTCGTGATAACAGCGATCTTTCACCGGCTCAGTACCTGAAAAGACTGAAACAATTAGAGCTGGAGTTTGCTGATTTACTGGCGCTTTCTTCGACTGAACTCAAAGAAGAAATCTATTTTGCCTGGCGGCACGGCGTTCATTGATTCCAGTATGCTTATCGTGATGAAAACCCCGACACCTGTTCGGGGTTATTTTTTGCCTTAAATCGGGTTTACCATTTCATCTCCCCGGTATTGACCTTCGCACTCAGCTCCAGCGAGCTGTCGTCCGCAAGCCCTGGCCATGCCGCCTTCATCGTTTTAATCACATATGCAGACCCTTTTTTTGCGCCCAGCGCCTGCTCAAAAGCGTGCAAGTAATCACCGGTGAAGCGGATCGCTTGATCGCCTGCCGGGCGTTCGCCGATGTAGTGACCGGGGATCACCTCGGTTGGGCGTAAGGTTTGCATTTCGCTCAGCACGTTGCGCCATGCGCGACGCTGTTCAGGAGACTGTGTGTCCGCAGTCCAGACATGAATACCGGAAGCCACGCCGGTGCCGCCGAGGATCGCCCGGTTAGCCGGGATCCAGACATAGGCCGCGTAATCATTTGAGCGGCGCAGTTCCAGCGTTTCACCATCAATGGTAAAGCGTGTCTGCGTCGTGACCTGCGGCACGATGAGCGTCGTTGGTGCGCCGTCTTTCATCTGCGGGCCCCAAAACTGCAGTTTGGCATCTTTGGTAGCACGAATGTGCTCCACGACGTGCGGTGTTGCCAAAATCTTTACCTCGGGAAAGGCGTTAACAATCGGCTGCAGACCAAAATAAAAATCCGGATCGCCGGAGGTGATCACGATGGCCTGCAGTTTTTTGCCGCTGTCGCGAATCATCTGCGCCAGCTTTTCACCGTCTTTGGTGCTGAATTGCGCATCAAATAAAATGGCCTCTTTCGGGCCGGACACCAGCGTTGAGGATACCGGAAAAATAGCTTTTTCCTGGGGATTGTAGACGTCAAGCTGGAGTGGC of the Citrobacter freundii genome contains:
- the menI gene encoding 1,4-dihydroxy-2-naphthoyl-CoA hydrolase, which codes for MIWKREVSLEALNAMGEGNMVGLLDIRFEHIGDDTLEATMPVDHRTKQPFGLLHGGASVVLAESIGSVAGYLCTQGDQKVVGLEVNANHIRSAREGRVRGVCSALHTGSRHQVWQIEIFDEQGRLCCTSRLTTAIL
- a CDS encoding YdiH family protein, which translates into the protein MSTQLDPAQLAIEFIRRDNSDLSPAQYLKRLKQLELEFADLLALSSTELKEEIYFAWRHGVH
- a CDS encoding Vmh family MBL fold metallo-hydrolase, yielding MKVNALALLLPLFASPVFAAPLQLDVYNPQEKAIFPVSSTLVSGPKEAILFDAQFSTKDGEKLAQMIRDSGKKLQAIVITSGDPDFYFGLQPIVNAFPEVKILATPHVVEHIRATKDAKLQFWGPQMKDGAPTTLIVPQVTTQTRFTIDGETLELRRSNDYAAYVWIPANRAILGGTGVASGIHVWTADTQSPEQRRAWRNVLSEMQTLRPTEVIPGHYIGERPAGDQAIRFTGDYLHAFEQALGAKKGSAYVIKTMKAAWPGLADDSSLELSAKVNTGEMKW